One part of the Deltaproteobacteria bacterium genome encodes these proteins:
- a CDS encoding AI-2E family transporter translates to MSESITPSPIERRRPPLGPRAPTTRARRTFWALFAVAVALTVYVIWPFRSPLFLAAVLAAAFQPLLARTERLLKGRRRLAGALLTVLVFGAIVAPIASILAFIAQQITQGLTWVRDSLGVQSVGDISLSRVPPQAQHVIDNILSTLHLSREQVQAFAAKALDYAQAAGPAALGASAGAVASTLIMLAAFYFLLVDGRHLIRLLGRVSPLQAAQTEELLHEFANVSSATLVGAALTAVVQAVLATIGFTLARVPHAVFLGIVTLVASFVPVVGTAIIWIPAAVLLAFTGHMTAAVFIAVWCGVLLTLADNVVKPLAMRGKVEMHTGLVFLALLGGITMFGLLGIIAGPLVIAFLLALLRMYERDFLEHPTGTA, encoded by the coding sequence ATGTCGGAGAGCATCACCCCGTCGCCCATCGAACGCCGCCGTCCTCCCCTGGGCCCCCGCGCCCCGACGACGCGCGCCCGGCGGACCTTCTGGGCGCTGTTCGCCGTGGCCGTGGCACTCACCGTCTATGTCATCTGGCCCTTCCGCTCTCCGCTCTTCCTCGCCGCGGTGCTGGCCGCCGCCTTCCAGCCGCTGCTCGCCCGCACCGAGCGCCTGCTCAAGGGCCGCCGCCGGCTTGCCGGCGCACTGCTCACCGTGCTCGTTTTCGGGGCGATCGTCGCTCCAATCGCGAGCATCCTCGCCTTCATCGCGCAGCAGATCACCCAGGGGCTGACCTGGGTGCGCGACTCCCTGGGCGTCCAGTCGGTAGGGGACATCTCCCTCTCGCGGGTGCCGCCCCAGGCGCAGCACGTCATCGACAACATCCTCTCGACACTGCATCTGTCGCGCGAGCAGGTTCAGGCGTTCGCGGCGAAGGCACTGGACTACGCCCAGGCGGCGGGGCCCGCGGCGCTCGGCGCGTCGGCCGGCGCAGTTGCGAGCACATTGATCATGCTCGCGGCCTTCTACTTCCTCCTGGTGGACGGGCGGCACCTCATCCGCTTGCTTGGCCGTGTCTCGCCCTTGCAGGCGGCCCAGACGGAGGAGCTGCTGCACGAGTTCGCCAACGTCTCCAGCGCTACGCTGGTGGGCGCTGCGCTCACGGCGGTGGTGCAGGCCGTGCTCGCGACCATCGGATTCACGCTCGCTCGCGTCCCCCACGCGGTCTTTCTCGGGATCGTTACACTGGTCGCCTCGTTCGTGCCCGTCGTGGGGACCGCCATCATCTGGATACCGGCCGCGGTATTGCTGGCGTTTACCGGCCACATGACTGCGGCCGTCTTCATCGCCGTCTGGTGCGGGGTGCTGCTGACTCTCGCGGACAACGTGGTCAAGCCGCTCGCGATGCGAGGCAAGGTGGAGATGCACACCGGGCTCGTGTTTCTCGCGCTGCTCGGGGGCATCACGATGTTTGGACTGCTCGGGATCATCGCCGGACCCCTGGTGATTGCGTTCCTGCTCGCGCTCCTGCGCATGTACGAGCGCGATTTCCTCGAGCATCCGACCGGCACGGCTTGA
- a CDS encoding MBL fold metallo-hydrolase, with product MCFIEPEAAGLFRRQIVGAGLAGAAAAGASVMLPGLAQGAEPTTKSGGPGGSGARFKWFGTNGWEIAFGAKTILIDPWFGRFDSGFFSGKFNPNTPITTDQGLIDQHIGKADHILIGHGHWDHLADIPLIAKKTGAMVIGSETHGNVLRAAGVPEKQIVQVKGGEHMQFDGYTIEVFPGLHSMGPIKKYAVPGHLVTVPASAPSKVGEMPEGDTLIYLITIGGKYRIFSMSTANFIERDITGLRPDVALLASIFYTQVHDFTPRLMKALNFPRVILPTHWDNFEKPFSEPPQDLRAIFGDPGNLDIWVKEARRVSPKSKVVMLKFFESYAA from the coding sequence ATGTGCTTCATCGAACCTGAGGCAGCCGGTCTCTTCCGCAGGCAGATCGTCGGCGCCGGATTGGCGGGAGCGGCCGCCGCCGGAGCAAGTGTCATGCTTCCGGGGCTCGCGCAGGGAGCCGAGCCCACGACCAAAAGCGGCGGACCGGGCGGAAGCGGCGCGCGGTTCAAATGGTTCGGCACGAACGGCTGGGAAATCGCCTTCGGCGCGAAGACCATCCTCATCGATCCCTGGTTCGGACGCTTCGACAGCGGGTTCTTCAGCGGCAAGTTCAACCCGAACACGCCGATCACGACCGACCAGGGCCTGATCGATCAGCACATCGGCAAGGCGGACCACATCCTCATCGGCCATGGCCACTGGGACCATCTCGCCGACATCCCGCTCATCGCGAAGAAGACCGGCGCGATGGTGATCGGCTCGGAGACCCACGGAAACGTCCTGCGAGCGGCCGGCGTCCCCGAGAAGCAGATCGTGCAGGTGAAGGGCGGCGAGCACATGCAGTTCGACGGGTACACCATCGAGGTCTTCCCGGGCCTCCACTCGATGGGGCCGATCAAGAAGTACGCCGTGCCCGGCCACCTCGTCACCGTGCCGGCTTCGGCGCCGAGCAAAGTGGGCGAGATGCCCGAGGGCGACACCCTCATCTACCTGATCACCATCGGCGGCAAGTACCGCATCTTCTCGATGAGCACCGCCAACTTCATCGAGCGCGATATCACGGGACTGCGGCCGGACGTGGCGCTGCTGGCGTCGATCTTCTACACGCAGGTCCACGACTTCACGCCGCGGCTGATGAAGGCGCTCAACTTTCCCAGGGTGATCCTGCCCACGCACTGGGACAACTTCGAGAAGCCCTTCTCCGAGCCACCGCAAGATCTCAGGGCCATCTTCGGCGACCCCGGCAACCTCGACATCTGGGTGAAGGAGGCCCGCCGCGTATCGCCGAAGAGCAAGGTGGTGATGCTCAAGTTCTTCGAGTCCTACGCAGCGTAG
- a CDS encoding DUF4437 domain-containing protein, with the protein MVTTADLKWVDGPPSLPPGAKVAGMEGNAKEPGPFTMRLKFPANYKIAPHTHPADEHVTVISGTFYMGMGDKFDEAAAKELPTGSFVVMPTKQAHFGMTKGETVVQLHGTGPWGVTYVNPADDPRSKAAKK; encoded by the coding sequence ATGGTCACGACTGCCGATCTCAAGTGGGTGGACGGACCTCCTTCGCTGCCGCCGGGCGCGAAGGTGGCGGGAATGGAAGGAAACGCGAAGGAGCCCGGCCCCTTCACGATGCGGCTCAAGTTCCCCGCAAATTACAAGATTGCCCCCCACACGCACCCGGCAGATGAGCACGTCACCGTGATCAGCGGCACGTTCTACATGGGCATGGGCGACAAGTTCGACGAGGCCGCCGCAAAGGAACTGCCCACGGGGAGCTTCGTCGTCATGCCCACCAAGCAGGCCCACTTTGGCATGACGAAAGGCGAGACCGTCGTCCAGCTACATGGAACAGGGCCGTGGGGCGTGACCTACGTGAACCCTGCCGACGATCCGCGCTCGAAGGCCGCGAAGAAGTAG